In a genomic window of Corvus hawaiiensis isolate bCorHaw1 chromosome Z, bCorHaw1.pri.cur, whole genome shotgun sequence:
- the LOC125320248 gene encoding uncharacterized protein LOC125320248, translated as MATGAEWSCPICREASGNIAYVGSCLHKFCRGCIVRWARKNPSCPLCRQTVHTIIYPAPPEQGFVEMAVPQPSLPRSGGPREEPGAARPQPQAHVAGFPPETWALFFRNHAEILRPLELWLNEVLCGACWWDVAFAQGRIVASLCRYGLHQEALMRELQPFLQEQTAAFVRQLIEVAEDQCSELALRRMESAPRPAEGQQNSPVASPGHVASPATSEAQEEPREEPGQAGAEASGAGQSGGYAPGASWQPGRRRGSEPQGSGAGRKKPCRRQN; from the coding sequence ATGGCCACGGGGGCAGAGTGGAGCTGCCCCATCTGCCGCGAAGCCTCGGGCAACATCGCCTACGTGGGGTCCTGCCTGCACAAGTTCTGCCGGGGCTGCATCGTGCGCTGGGCCAGGAAGAACCCGTCGTGCCCGCTGTGCAGACAGACCGTGCACACCATCATCTACCCGGCGCCGCCCGAGCAGGGCTTCGTGGAGATGGCTGTGCCgcagccctccctgccccggAGCGGCGGGCCGCGGGAGGAGCCGGGCGCCGCGAGGCCGCAGCCCCAGGCCCACGTGGCGGGCTTCCCTCCTGAGACCTGGGCGCTTTTCTTCCGCAACCACGCCGAGATCTTGCGGCcgctggagctgtggctgaacGAGGTGTTGTGCGGGGCCTGCTGGTGGGACGTGGCCTTCGCGCAGGGCAGGATCGTGGCCAGCCTGTGCCGCTACGGGCTGCACCAGGAGGCCTTGATGCgggagctgcagcccttcctgcaggagcagacGGCCGCCTTCGTGCGGCAGCTCATCGAGGTGGCCGAGGACCAGTGCAGCGAGCTGGCGCTGCGGCGCATGGAGTCGgctccccgccccgccgagGGCCAGCAGAACAGCCCCGTGGCCAGCCCCGGCCATGTCGCCTCCCCCGCCACCAGCGAGGCGCAGGAGGAGCCCCGCGAAGAGCCGGGGCAGGCCGGGGCTGAGGCTTCGGGGGCCGGGCAGAGCGGCGGCTACGCCCCCGGCGCCTCCTGGCAGCCCGGGAGGCGCAGAGGCAGCGAGCCGCAGGGCTCCGGGGCCGGGCGCAAGAAGCCGTGCCGCCGGCAGAACTAG